A stretch of the Psychroserpens sp. Hel_I_66 genome encodes the following:
- the nusA gene encoding transcription termination factor NusA, whose translation MENIALIDSFSEFKDDKLIDRVTLMAILEDVLRNALKKKYGDDDNFDIIINPDKGDLEIWRNRVVVADDEVEEPNQEIALSEAQKIEPDFEVGEDVAEEVKLVDLGRRSILALRQNLISKIHEHDNTNIYKHFKELEGEIYSAEVHHIRHRAIILLDDDGNEIILPKEKQIPSDFFRKGENVRGIIESVELKGNKPAIIMSRTAPAFLEKLFEQEIPEVFDGLITVKHVVRIPGEKAKVAVDSYDDRIDPVGACVGMKGSRIHGIVRELGNENIDVINYTNNIQLFITRALSPARVTSIKLDEENKRAEVLLKPEEVSKAIGRGGHNIRLAGKLTGYEIDVFREGAEEDVELSEFSDEIEGWIISEFSKAGLDTAKSILEQDVTDLVKRTDLEEETILDVIRILKEEFEE comes from the coding sequence ATGGAAAATATTGCGTTAATTGATTCGTTTTCAGAATTTAAGGACGATAAATTAATAGATCGTGTAACGTTGATGGCAATTTTAGAGGATGTATTAAGAAATGCGTTGAAGAAGAAATATGGCGACGATGATAATTTTGACATTATTATAAACCCAGATAAAGGGGATTTAGAGATTTGGAGAAACAGAGTTGTGGTTGCAGATGATGAGGTTGAAGAGCCTAATCAAGAAATTGCATTATCTGAGGCGCAAAAAATCGAACCAGATTTTGAAGTAGGAGAAGATGTAGCAGAAGAAGTGAAATTAGTAGATTTAGGTCGTCGCTCTATTTTAGCATTACGCCAAAATTTAATTTCTAAAATTCATGAGCACGACAATACAAATATATATAAGCACTTTAAGGAACTAGAAGGAGAAATTTATTCTGCGGAAGTCCACCACATTCGCCATAGAGCAATCATCCTTTTAGATGACGATGGTAACGAGATCATTCTTCCGAAGGAAAAACAAATACCATCAGACTTTTTTAGAAAAGGAGAAAATGTAAGAGGTATCATAGAAAGTGTAGAATTAAAAGGAAACAAGCCAGCGATTATAATGTCTAGAACTGCACCAGCATTTTTAGAGAAATTATTTGAGCAGGAAATCCCTGAAGTTTTTGACGGTTTGATAACCGTTAAGCACGTGGTAAGAATACCAGGTGAGAAAGCTAAGGTAGCTGTAGATTCATACGATGATAGAATTGATCCTGTAGGAGCATGTGTAGGTATGAAGGGTTCCAGAATTCACGGTATTGTTCGTGAGTTAGGAAACGAGAATATTGATGTCATCAATTATACAAATAACATACAGTTATTCATTACCAGGGCATTAAGTCCTGCTAGAGTGACATCTATTAAGTTAGATGAAGAAAATAAACGTGCAGAAGTTTTATTAAAGCCAGAAGAAGTGTCTAAGGCTATTGGTAGAGGTGGTCACAATATTAGATTAGCTGGTAAATTGACCGGTTATGAAATTGATGTATTTAGAGAAGGTGCAGAAGAAGATGTAGAATTATCAGAATTCTCAGATGAAATCGAAGGATGGATCATTTCAGAATTTAGTAAAGCAGGATTAGATACTGCAAAAAGTATATTGGAGCAGGACGTTACAGATCTTGTCAAGCGTACAGATTTAGAAGAAGAAACAATTTTAGATGTTATAAGAATTCTAAAAGAAGAATTCGAAGAATAA
- the rimP gene encoding ribosome assembly cofactor RimP, protein MFKETVKNLLEEGLNHRKDLFLIDFDVLPDNTIKVIIDGDNGVLVDDCIFISRAIENNLDREEQDFSLEVLSAGATAPLVEKRQYKKNIGRTLKVNTTDNKVHEGTLVNANDDHVLLEWKTREAKPVGKGKITVKKQAEIAYDAISKAQVVIKF, encoded by the coding sequence ATGTTCAAAGAGACTGTAAAAAACTTATTAGAAGAAGGGTTAAACCATAGAAAAGATCTATTTTTAATAGACTTTGACGTGTTGCCAGATAATACAATCAAAGTCATAATTGATGGCGACAATGGTGTCTTGGTTGACGACTGTATTTTTATAAGTCGCGCAATTGAGAATAACTTAGATAGAGAAGAACAGGATTTCTCTTTAGAAGTTTTATCTGCTGGAGCAACAGCCCCTTTAGTTGAAAAGAGGCAGTATAAAAAGAATATTGGTAGAACACTTAAAGTGAACACAACAGATAATAAAGTTCATGAAGGCACTTTGGTAAATGCAAACGATGATCATGTTCTTTTAGAGTGGAAAACCAGAGAGGCTAAACCCGTGGGTAAAGGTAAAATAACAGTGAAAAAACAAGCAGAGATAGCTTATGATGCTATTTCAAAAGCTCAAGTTGTAATAAAATTTTAA
- a CDS encoding universal stress protein codes for MKKILVPTDFSEEAENALKVASQIAKKHGSEIYLLHMLEIPMQDIDAVSSKAEVPEVMFFMRMAHQKFEDIMNSDYLEGITVHEIVKPDGSFNGISEICKEHGITMITMGSHGASGIKEMFIGSNAEKAVRNSDVPVLVIKNDHTDFSVDDIVFASDFKNDNKETYRQATEFAKEFDAKLHLLMVNTPSSFSTTQKANERISEFIKDYNFKNYTVNIYNDESVEKGILNFSKFIDADLIGISTHGRQGIAHFFNGSISEDLVNHARRPVITFKI; via the coding sequence ATGAAAAAAATATTAGTTCCAACAGATTTTTCCGAAGAGGCAGAAAACGCATTAAAGGTAGCTTCTCAAATAGCAAAAAAACATGGCAGTGAGATTTATTTATTGCATATGTTAGAAATTCCCATGCAAGATATTGATGCTGTTAGCTCAAAAGCCGAAGTTCCTGAGGTCATGTTTTTTATGAGAATGGCACATCAAAAGTTTGAGGATATCATGAATAGTGATTACCTTGAAGGTATTACAGTTCACGAAATTGTAAAACCTGATGGTTCATTTAATGGTATTTCTGAAATTTGCAAAGAACATGGTATCACAATGATCACAATGGGATCTCATGGCGCGAGTGGCATTAAAGAAATGTTTATTGGATCTAACGCAGAAAAAGCGGTGCGAAACTCAGATGTACCAGTTTTGGTCATTAAGAATGACCATACAGATTTTAGTGTTGATGATATTGTTTTTGCTTCAGACTTTAAAAACGATAATAAAGAAACTTATCGCCAAGCAACAGAATTTGCTAAAGAGTTTGATGCAAAACTGCATCTTTTAATGGTGAATACTCCTAGTAGTTTTTCAACTACACAAAAAGCTAATGAAAGAATTAGTGAATTCATAAAGGATTATAATTTTAAAAATTATACTGTAAATATCTATAATGATGAATCTGTAGAAAAAGGTATTCTTAATTTTTCAAAATTTATTGATGCCGATTTAATTGGGATTAGCACTCATGGCAGACAGGGTATTGCCCACTTCTTTAACGGAAGCATAAGTGAAGACTTGGTCAATCATGCCAGAAGACCAGTTATTACTTTTAAAATATAG
- a CDS encoding DUF2723 domain-containing protein: MTHFNFKKWNTILGWFAFTVALITYSLTIEPTVSFWDAGEYILTSSKLQVGHPPGAPLFQMLGAFFSMFALEPSQIGAMLNMMSAVSSAFTILFMFWTISILLTKLARVASPKQENTNKITYIPLSKHQNIAILGSALVGSLAFTFTDSFWFNAVETEVYAMATLIMAILFYLGLRWENDMLKPRGHRWLILIAFVIGLSFGVHFMGLLTIPALGLIYYFKNYKTVTALNFIIANVVAAAILLFIFKLLLPNALRLFSASEIFFVNTIGLPFNSGSIIAGVIVVTAFYFGLKYTRDKGYKIANTLTLCLIFIFIGFSSWIMLPIRANANVIINENNPSSARELLAYYNLEQYPETHLFYGPLFTDQYSGLDENNPYKDAKPKYEKDEEKGEYVIVNDWKNAEQRYNSKHASVLPRMWSTEHAENYMMFTGLLDFRIKPEYQMENQVRQLVNQFKNEVAQGKVDYEDYNSFLKQFGRDFLIIEKPSIADNLYYMLDYQLGYMYWRYFMWNFSGRQDDIQGRYDDLHGNWISGIDLIDEAHLNMSQDNLPSDVKNNKARNTYYMLPLILGIIGFLFLLGRDPKRFWVLLVFFLFTGLAIQFYTNVRPFEPRERDYSVVGSFYVFAIWIGFGVYAIFDLLRKYTSSKFLAPAITIVCLLLVPGILAAENWDDHDRSEKYTAQAMARKYLESCAPNSILFTIGDNDSFPLWYLQEIEGVRTDIRVVNTSLFQTDWYIDQMKRKAYESDPIPSQLTHDQYKYGTRDYIMKYEITKDTMDIKEFMNYISNDDPKYSLKYAMQRRGEDPNGYPPQLQNSNYLPTSFVRIPVDKNNVLESGIVKQKDADKIVPYIDINISGGALYKNRLLMLDIIANNDWKRPIYFTGGAFSDDDYIWMKDYLQLDGLCYKLVPIKTSVDRANPFDMGRVDTDLMYEKVMSWDWGNSGSDKIYHDVETRKNGITYRGNLARLLEQLINEDKLDKAENIADLAMEKMPVDKFGFYTLLEPYISGYYEIGNKEKARKLYTEVSRKYQENLTYWSELSIENQTSYLDEIVTDIERYRSLVDILVIYNDKDFAIQETEKFNNYLKLFKHFTDEEEGEAKPPVREERDFPKDTIDKILGVQE; the protein is encoded by the coding sequence ATGACACATTTCAACTTCAAGAAATGGAATACCATTTTAGGATGGTTTGCTTTTACCGTAGCATTAATCACGTATTCTCTTACTATAGAACCAACCGTAAGTTTTTGGGATGCTGGAGAATACATCCTTACATCTTCAAAATTACAAGTTGGTCACCCACCAGGAGCGCCTCTATTTCAAATGTTGGGCGCATTTTTTTCAATGTTTGCATTAGAACCTTCACAAATTGGAGCTATGCTTAACATGATGAGTGCAGTTTCCAGTGCATTTACTATACTTTTTATGTTTTGGACGATATCTATTTTGCTAACTAAATTAGCAAGAGTAGCTAGCCCAAAACAAGAAAACACAAACAAAATAACATACATCCCATTATCAAAACACCAAAATATCGCAATATTGGGTAGCGCCTTAGTAGGCAGTTTAGCCTTCACATTTACAGATTCGTTTTGGTTTAATGCAGTAGAGACAGAAGTTTATGCAATGGCAACACTAATAATGGCCATATTATTTTATCTCGGTTTAAGATGGGAAAATGACATGTTGAAACCTAGAGGGCATAGATGGTTAATTTTAATTGCCTTTGTTATAGGTCTCTCTTTTGGAGTTCACTTCATGGGGTTATTGACTATACCAGCCTTAGGTTTAATCTATTATTTCAAAAATTATAAAACCGTAACCGCACTTAACTTTATAATCGCCAATGTTGTTGCTGCAGCTATATTATTATTTATCTTCAAATTATTACTTCCAAATGCACTTAGACTTTTTAGTGCTTCGGAAATTTTCTTCGTCAACACCATTGGGCTTCCATTTAATTCTGGATCAATCATCGCTGGAGTCATAGTCGTTACCGCGTTCTATTTCGGATTAAAATACACAAGAGACAAAGGTTATAAAATTGCAAATACACTCACACTTTGCTTAATATTCATTTTTATCGGGTTTTCTTCATGGATCATGTTACCTATTAGAGCAAATGCTAATGTGATCATTAATGAAAACAATCCTTCAAGCGCAAGAGAGTTACTGGCATATTACAACTTAGAACAATATCCAGAAACACATTTATTTTACGGTCCATTGTTTACAGACCAATATTCTGGTTTAGATGAAAACAACCCTTACAAAGATGCCAAACCTAAATATGAAAAAGATGAAGAAAAAGGCGAATATGTAATCGTCAATGATTGGAAAAACGCCGAGCAACGCTACAACTCAAAACACGCATCTGTCTTGCCAAGAATGTGGAGTACAGAGCACGCAGAAAATTACATGATGTTCACCGGTTTGTTAGATTTTAGAATCAAACCAGAATATCAAATGGAGAATCAAGTGCGCCAGCTTGTCAACCAATTTAAAAATGAAGTAGCCCAAGGTAAAGTTGATTATGAAGATTACAATAGTTTCTTAAAACAGTTTGGAAGAGATTTTCTAATCATTGAAAAACCATCAATTGCAGACAACCTTTATTACATGCTAGATTATCAATTAGGCTACATGTATTGGAGGTATTTTATGTGGAATTTCTCTGGAAGACAAGATGATATACAAGGAAGATATGACGACTTACACGGTAACTGGATAAGTGGCATCGACCTTATAGACGAAGCACATTTAAACATGTCACAAGACAATTTACCAAGTGACGTGAAAAATAACAAAGCGAGAAACACCTATTACATGCTCCCTCTAATTTTGGGAATAATTGGCTTTTTGTTTCTATTGGGTCGCGATCCTAAACGGTTTTGGGTATTGCTGGTGTTTTTCCTATTTACAGGACTTGCCATTCAATTTTACACCAATGTAAGACCATTTGAGCCTCGTGAGAGAGACTACTCTGTCGTAGGTTCATTCTACGTATTTGCCATATGGATAGGCTTTGGTGTATATGCTATTTTTGATTTACTTCGGAAATATACCAGCTCCAAGTTCCTAGCTCCAGCAATAACAATTGTCTGTTTATTATTAGTGCCAGGAATTTTAGCTGCGGAAAACTGGGACGATCATGACAGATCAGAGAAATATACCGCACAAGCCATGGCTCGAAAATATCTAGAGTCCTGCGCTCCAAATTCCATATTATTTACAATTGGAGATAACGACAGTTTCCCACTGTGGTACCTCCAAGAAATAGAAGGAGTACGAACAGACATTAGAGTTGTAAACACAAGTTTATTTCAAACTGACTGGTATATTGATCAAATGAAGCGTAAAGCTTACGAAAGTGACCCGATACCTTCTCAACTCACACATGATCAATATAAATATGGTACACGTGATTATATTATGAAATATGAAATCACAAAAGACACTATGGACATCAAAGAGTTTATGAATTATATCTCTAACGACGATCCAAAGTACAGTCTTAAATATGCAATGCAACGTCGAGGTGAAGATCCTAATGGGTATCCACCACAATTACAAAACTCTAATTATTTACCTACCTCTTTTGTTCGCATTCCAGTTGATAAAAACAATGTTTTAGAAAGCGGAATAGTAAAACAAAAAGATGCAGATAAAATAGTACCTTATATTGATATTAATATATCTGGAGGCGCACTATACAAAAACAGATTGTTAATGCTTGATATCATTGCCAATAATGACTGGAAAAGACCTATTTATTTCACAGGTGGTGCGTTTAGCGACGACGACTATATTTGGATGAAAGACTATCTGCAATTAGATGGTTTATGCTATAAACTAGTACCTATCAAAACCTCAGTTGATAGAGCTAATCCTTTTGATATGGGACGCGTAGACACAGATCTCATGTATGAAAAAGTCATGTCTTGGGATTGGGGAAATAGTGGTAGTGATAAAATTTACCATGATGTTGAAACACGTAAAAACGGAATCACCTATAGAGGAAACTTAGCGAGGCTTTTAGAGCAATTAATTAATGAAGATAAACTTGATAAAGCTGAAAATATTGCAGATTTAGCTATGGAAAAAATGCCAGTAGATAAATTTGGTTTTTACACACTTCTTGAGCCTTATATTAGTGGCTATTACGAAATTGGAAACAAAGAGAAAGCAAGAAAACTATATACTGAAGTTTCTAGAAAATATCAAGAAAACCTAACCTATTGGAGCGAACTTTCTATTGAAAACCAAACAAGTTATTTAGATGAAATAGTTACAGATATCGAACGTTACAGAAGTTTGGTAGATATTTTAGTGATTTATAATGACAAAGATTTCGCTATTCAAGAAACAGAAAAGTTTAACAATTACCTAAAACTCTTTAAGCATTTTACTGATGAGGAAGAAGGAGAAGCAAAGCCACCAGTAAGAGAGGAAAGAGATTTCCCAAAAGATACAATAGATAAAATTTTAGGCGTTCAAGAATAA
- a CDS encoding polysaccharide deacetylase family protein: MNIAPVKTPVVAKKMFPNYVWDIATTKKELYLTFDDGPTPNITNFTLETLKEYDAKATFFCIGSNVEKHPDIFNGIIQDGHTIGNHTQNHVKGWKTKTKDYLAEVENTQNIIKTYSENTLTSTTKLFRPPYGQITPKQGRKLITLGYKIIMWDVISFDWEQELSEVKCLENVISKSKQGSIIVFHDSVKASKNMMYTLPKVLEFFSKKGYVFKSLA, encoded by the coding sequence ATGAACATAGCTCCCGTTAAAACGCCTGTAGTTGCTAAAAAAATGTTTCCAAATTATGTGTGGGATATTGCAACCACAAAAAAGGAGTTGTATTTAACCTTTGATGATGGCCCTACGCCAAACATCACCAACTTTACTTTAGAAACTTTAAAGGAGTACGATGCAAAAGCTACATTTTTTTGTATTGGATCTAATGTTGAAAAACATCCTGATATTTTTAATGGTATAATCCAAGATGGACATACCATTGGTAACCACACTCAAAACCACGTTAAAGGTTGGAAGACAAAAACTAAAGATTATTTAGCTGAAGTTGAAAACACCCAAAATATAATAAAAACTTATTCTGAAAATACTCTAACTTCAACTACAAAGCTTTTTCGTCCGCCATATGGTCAAATTACTCCAAAACAAGGAAGAAAACTTATTACGTTAGGTTATAAAATTATTATGTGGGATGTGATTTCTTTTGATTGGGAGCAAGAGCTTTCCGAAGTAAAATGTTTAGAGAATGTGATTTCTAAAAGTAAGCAAGGTAGTATCATCGTTTTTCATGATAGCGTAAAAGCATCAAAAAACATGATGTATACACTTCCGAAGGTATTAGAGTTTTTTAGTAAAAAAGGTTATGTTTTTAAGTCTCTAGCTTAG
- a CDS encoding thioredoxin family protein, with product MSKFGELIDVDIPVLLDFFTEWNEQSTAMHPVMRDVAAALGDKAKVIKIDVDKNKELAEALRVKGLPTLIIYKNGEMKWRHSGEQDANTLIGIVQEYL from the coding sequence ATGTCAAAATTTGGGGAACTTATAGATGTAGATATTCCGGTACTGTTAGATTTCTTTACAGAATGGAACGAACAATCTACCGCAATGCATCCGGTAATGCGAGATGTTGCTGCTGCTCTTGGAGACAAAGCCAAAGTCATTAAAATAGACGTTGATAAAAACAAGGAACTTGCCGAAGCACTTCGTGTCAAAGGTTTGCCAACGCTTATCATTTATAAAAATGGCGAAATGAAATGGCGTCACAGTGGTGAGCAAGATGCCAACACCTTAATTGGGATTGTGCAAGAATACCTCTAA
- a CDS encoding metallophosphoesterase, translating into MLRWIIFVLIYILVTVYGFQAIKTVTKASWVHYIFIGVAIIVAGNFIYQFSINAEGRVLNPTKSYAFGFLLAFMSLNIVLVPILLGEDIIRSALGLYDKVVTKEAFYLPSRRKFISQIALGLAAIPFTSLLYGMYKGKYRFRVLEYVLHFEDLPQAFDGYRITQISDIHSGSFDNREKIEYGVNLINEQKADAIMFTGDLVNNKTSEMLPWADLFSQLKAKDGVYSVLGNHDYGDYIDWPSPDAKAQNLADLIELQKTMGYDILLNESRYIERDGQRIAIVGVENWGKGGFKKAGDLRKATENIQPNDFKILMSHDPSHWEECVIHDDYHYHLTLSGHTHGMQFGIEIPGWIKWSPVKWRYKYWAGVYQELGQYINVNRGFGYLGYPGRVGIWPEVTVITLKKGSNNA; encoded by the coding sequence ATGCTTCGTTGGATTATTTTTGTTTTAATCTATATTTTAGTTACTGTTTATGGTTTTCAAGCCATTAAAACGGTTACTAAAGCAAGTTGGGTGCATTACATTTTTATTGGAGTTGCAATTATTGTTGCTGGGAATTTTATATATCAATTTTCAATTAATGCTGAAGGACGAGTTCTCAACCCGACCAAGAGTTATGCTTTTGGTTTTTTATTGGCATTCATGTCATTAAATATTGTGCTCGTGCCCATATTATTGGGTGAAGATATTATAAGATCTGCTTTGGGATTATATGATAAAGTAGTCACTAAAGAAGCATTTTACTTACCCTCCCGACGTAAATTTATAAGTCAAATAGCATTAGGTCTTGCAGCGATTCCTTTTACATCTTTATTATATGGGATGTACAAAGGCAAGTATAGATTTAGGGTTTTAGAATACGTACTTCATTTTGAAGATTTACCGCAGGCATTTGATGGCTACCGCATCACTCAAATTAGTGATATCCATTCTGGTAGTTTTGACAATAGGGAAAAAATAGAATATGGAGTCAATTTAATAAATGAACAAAAAGCTGATGCTATCATGTTTACTGGAGATTTGGTAAACAATAAAACATCTGAAATGTTACCATGGGCAGACCTTTTTAGCCAATTAAAAGCCAAAGATGGGGTGTATTCAGTTTTGGGAAATCATGATTATGGCGATTATATTGATTGGCCATCACCAGATGCTAAAGCTCAAAACCTAGCAGATTTAATTGAGCTACAAAAAACAATGGGCTACGACATCTTATTGAATGAAAGTCGGTATATAGAACGCGACGGACAACGAATAGCAATAGTTGGAGTAGAAAACTGGGGAAAAGGAGGTTTCAAAAAAGCGGGAGATTTAAGGAAAGCTACAGAAAACATTCAACCCAACGATTTTAAAATTTTGATGAGCCATGACCCAAGCCATTGGGAAGAGTGTGTCATACATGACGATTACCATTACCACTTAACGTTAAGCGGTCACACACACGGGATGCAATTTGGAATTGAAATACCAGGTTGGATCAAATGGAGTCCTGTAAAATGGCGTTATAAATATTGGGCAGGTGTGTACCAAGAACTAGGTCAATATATCAATGTAAATAGAGGTTTTGGCTACTTGGGTTATCCGGGACGAGTGGGTATTTGGCCCGAAGTAACTGTAATTACACTTAAAAAGGGTTCAAATAATGCATAA